In bacterium, the genomic stretch TTTAGTTATCTCTGGTTTAGCCCCTTCATAAGATTTTATAGGTTGATAAACTTTTATTGGTTTAACTTTAGGTGTTGGAATCCTTTTAGTGCCAAATTTTGTTGAGATAGAGAGTTTGTGGGTATCGCCCAAATCACCATAAGGTGTATAAGCGTAATCTACGAGCACAGAATTACCCAGTTTAAATCCACATCCAGCAGACATCCCCGTAGATAAACCTTTAAATTTTCCCAGTTTATTATCTGAATTCGTTTTTCCACTAAATCTTAACGCTAACCATTCACCAAACCATGATTCAATACCCGCAGAAAAATCTATTTTCTCATCTTTAATCTTTTTTATATCAAAAGAAATATTAAAATTCCTTCCTAATTGATAAGACATTCCAGCCCGATATGTTAATGGTAATGCGAATTCATCCTTTATAAATTTTATCTTAGGACCTACATTACATATAACAAATCCCAATCCAAGTTTATTTGATGGTTTAGTTAATATTCCTAAATCCACAGCAAATCCAGAAGCAGAGGTATCTTCAATAGTTTCATAAATATATTTAAAATTCACTCCCATAAAGAGGTTTTCTTCGATTGCCTGGGCAAAGGCTAAAGATAATGCCATATTTTCTGCCGTAAACAATTTCCCTGTTTCCCAATATCTGCCATTTCCGTAACCCTGTGTATCCCTTAATATCTCTTTTATTTCATCCATATAGAGGTAGGTTACAGA encodes the following:
- a CDS encoding PorV/PorQ family protein, producing MNFKSIILSLCFLIILPVGVFGAAAAFLKMDVGARPQALGGAYTALANDVTSIYWNPAGLARINQPEFNFMHNEWFEGINYEFVGVAYPVEDLTFATSVTYLYMDEIKEILRDTQGYGNGRYWETGKLFTAENMALSLAFAQAIEENLFMGVNFKYIYETIEDTSASGFAVDLGILTKPSNKLGLGFVICNVGPKIKFIKDEFALPLTYRAGMSYQLGRNFNISFDIKKIKDEKIDFSAGIESWFGEWLALRFSGKTNSDNKLGKFKGLSTGMSAGCGFKLGNSVLVDYAYTPYGDLGDTHKLSISTKFGTKRIPTPKVKPIKVYQPIKSYEGAKPEITKPLKKPEILTVRVKMDNVAIWDGPGSNYQRIATVSRGTELPVLDTSKKWYYKVMLEDGTIGWICSTFVE